Proteins encoded together in one Musa acuminata AAA Group cultivar baxijiao chromosome BXJ3-6, Cavendish_Baxijiao_AAA, whole genome shotgun sequence window:
- the LOC135639580 gene encoding galactinol synthase 1-like, giving the protein MASGAPAESLGGQVKKRAFVTFLAGDGDYVKGVVGLAKGLRKVKSAYPLVVAVLPDVPEAHRRLLQAQGCTVREIEPVYPPENQVQFAMAYYVINYSKLRIWNFVEYSKIIYLDADIQVYDNIDHLFDMPDGYFYAVMDCFCEKTWSHSRQYSIGYCQQCPDKVAWPAEMGSPPPLYFNAGMFVSEPARPTYDGLLETLMTTPPTPFAEQDFLNMYFEKIYKPIPLIYNLVLAMLWRHPENVELENVKVVHYCAAGSKPWRYTGKEANMDREDIKMLVAKWWGIYNDKSLDFAAEDAVPEGETCLPSSIMVAMSENNINYISAPSAA; this is encoded by the exons ATGGCCTCCGGTGCTCCTGCAGAATCGCTTGGAGGCCAAGTGAAGAAGAGAGCTTTCGTAACATTCCTGGCAGGGGACGGCGACTATGTGAAGGGAGTGGTAGGGCTGGCAAAAGGCCTGAGAAAGGTGAAGAGTGCTTACCCTTTGGTGGTGGCGGTGCTGCCCGATGTGCCCGAGGCTCACCGCCGATTGCTTCAAGCCCAGGGCTGCACTGTTCGGGAGATCGAACCCGTTTACCCGCCTGAGAACCAAGTGCAGTTTGCCATGGCTTATTATGTCATCAACTACTCCAAGCTGCGGATTTGGAAT TTTGTGGAGTACAGCAAGATAATATATTTAGATGCAGATATCCAAGTGTATGACAACATCGATCACCTGTTCGACATGCCCGATGGCTACTTCTATGCAGTGATGGACTGCTTCTGCGAGAAGACATGGAGCCACTCTCGACAGTACTCAATTGGCTATTGCCAGCAGTGTCCGGACAAGGTGGCATGGCCTGCTGAGATGGGATCCCCTCCTCCGTTGTACTTCAATGCAGGGATGTTTGTATCTGAACCAGCTCGACCAACTTACGATGGCCTTCTTGAGACTCTTATGACAACACCTCCAACTCCCTTTGCCGAGCAG GACTTCCTGAACATGTATTTCGAGAAAATCTACAAGCCAATTCCGCTCATCTACAATCTGGTTCTAGCCATGCTATGGCGACACCCTGAAAATGTTGAGCTTGAAAATGTCAAGGTGGTCCACTATTGCGCCGCG GGTTCCAAGCCTTGGAGGTACACTGGAAAGGAAGCTAACATGGACAGGGAGGATATTAAGATGTTAGTagcaaaatggtggggtatttacaaTGATAAGTCTCTTGACTTTGCTGCAGAGGATGCAGTCCCAGAAGGAGAGACCTGCTTACCTTCTTCGATAATGGTGGCCATGTCAGAAAACAATATCAACTACATCTCTGCACCCTCTGCTGCCTAA
- the LOC103989222 gene encoding MYB-like transcription factor EOBI translates to MDGKGNSNMSNKSVNSGEEADVRKGPWTMEEDLILVNYIGNHGEGVWNSLARSAGLKRTGKSCRLRWLNYLRPDLRRGNITAQEQLLIMELQARWGNRWSKIARQMPGRTDNEIKNYWRTRIQKRVKQSDSPQFQNAILIDEANSSTSQTHIVDAGRVQPSLLDEPAIMNTDGIEPQFFIDFNDNFWTFDELWSM, encoded by the exons ATGGACGGGAAAGGTAACAGCAACATGAGTAACAAGAGCGTGAACAGCGGCGAAGAAGCCGACGTCAGGAAAGGGCCGTGGACCATGGAGGAGGACCTCATCCTCGTCAACTACATAGGCAACCATGGCGAGGGCGTCTGGAACAGCCTCGCGCGTTCTGCAG GACTGAAGCGCACGGGGAAGAGCTGCCGGCTTCGCTGGCTCAACTACCTGCGGCCGGACTTGCGGCGCGGTAACATCACGGCGCAGGAGCAGCTCCTGATCATGGAGCTCCAGGCAAGGTGGGGAAACAG GTGGTCCAAAATTGCGAGACAAATGCCCGGGAGGacagacaacgagatcaagaactactggaggacCAGAATACAGAAGAGAGTGAAACAGAGTGACTCGCCTCAGTTCCAGAATGCCATTCTTATTGATGAAGCTAATAGCAGCACTAGCCAAACACATATTGTCGATGCTGGGAGAGTTCAGCCAAGTCTCCTTGATGAGCCGGCTATCATGAACACTGATGGCATCGAACCTCAATTCTTCATTGATTTTAATGACAACTTCTGGACGTTCGACGAGTTGTGGTCGATGTAA